Proteins co-encoded in one uncultured Draconibacterium sp. genomic window:
- a CDS encoding Gfo/Idh/MocA family oxidoreductase has protein sequence MEEKSKMTSVSRRAFLGTTAAAAAGFTIVPRHAVAGLGHKAPSDKLNIAGVGVGGMGFANLKNLESENIVGLCDVDWKYSAPVFERYSGAKKYKDWRKMYDELGDSIDGVVVATADHTHAIVAAHAITMGKHVYVQKPLTHSVYESRLLTKLADKYKVATSMGNQGSSGEGVNLTTEWLANNEIGEVTKVEAFTDRPIWPQGLNTPERGDWVPETLDWDLFTGPAKMRPFNQVYHPWNWRGWWDYGTGALGDMACHILHPVFVGLDLGYPIHTQGNSTLLLQDCAPTAQSVKLTYPERKASADKPWKGLKKNTLPQVDVHWYDGGIKPMLPEGWPDGKDPNDRGGGVIFHGTKDKLICGCYGVNPWLLSGRTPDSPKFRRRVETSHEMDWVRACKENPADRVPTASDFKEAGPFNEMVVMGVLGVRLQSLNKELDWDGENMEFTNLNDSEEIKIVIKDGFEIHDGHPTFHKTWTDPVPAKEFAAELIKHTYRKPWSLPDMPA, from the coding sequence ATGGAGGAAAAATCAAAAATGACATCTGTATCAAGAAGAGCATTTCTTGGCACAACAGCAGCTGCGGCTGCAGGATTCACAATTGTTCCGCGCCACGCGGTAGCCGGCCTTGGTCATAAAGCACCAAGTGACAAATTAAACATTGCTGGTGTTGGCGTTGGAGGCATGGGGTTTGCAAACTTAAAAAACCTAGAGTCTGAAAACATTGTTGGCTTGTGTGATGTTGACTGGAAGTACTCAGCACCTGTATTTGAAAGATACTCTGGCGCAAAAAAGTACAAAGACTGGCGCAAAATGTATGACGAGCTGGGAGACAGCATTGATGGTGTAGTTGTTGCAACTGCCGACCACACACACGCCATTGTTGCAGCTCATGCCATTACTATGGGCAAGCATGTTTATGTGCAAAAACCATTAACTCACTCAGTTTACGAATCTCGCTTACTTACCAAACTGGCCGACAAATACAAAGTAGCCACATCGATGGGTAACCAAGGATCATCGGGCGAAGGAGTAAACCTTACCACAGAATGGTTGGCTAACAACGAAATTGGTGAAGTAACAAAGGTGGAAGCATTTACCGACCGTCCTATATGGCCTCAGGGTTTAAACACTCCTGAAAGAGGCGATTGGGTTCCCGAAACATTGGATTGGGATTTATTTACCGGTCCTGCAAAAATGCGTCCGTTCAACCAGGTATATCACCCATGGAACTGGCGCGGCTGGTGGGATTATGGAACAGGGGCCCTTGGCGATATGGCTTGCCATATTCTTCACCCGGTATTCGTTGGACTTGATTTAGGTTATCCTATTCATACTCAAGGAAACTCTACATTATTATTACAAGACTGTGCCCCTACTGCTCAGTCGGTAAAATTAACTTACCCTGAACGTAAGGCAAGTGCCGATAAACCATGGAAAGGTTTGAAGAAAAACACGCTTCCTCAAGTAGATGTACATTGGTACGACGGTGGTATTAAGCCAATGCTGCCAGAAGGATGGCCAGATGGAAAAGATCCGAACGACCGAGGTGGTGGCGTAATTTTCCACGGAACAAAAGACAAACTGATTTGCGGATGTTACGGTGTAAACCCATGGTTATTGTCGGGTCGCACACCTGACTCTCCGAAATTCCGTCGTCGTGTAGAAACCAGTCACGAAATGGATTGGGTACGTGCATGTAAAGAAAATCCAGCGGACCGTGTTCCAACGGCATCAGACTTTAAAGAAGCTGGACCATTCAACGAAATGGTTGTAATGGGTGTTCTTGGCGTTCGTTTACAATCGCTGAACAAAGAACTGGATTGGGATGGCGAAAACATGGAATTCACTAACCTAAACGATAGTGAAGAAATCAAAATTGTTATTAAAGACGGTTTTGAAATTCATGATGGTCACCCAACATTCCATAAAACGTGGACTGATCCCGTTCCGGCAAAAGAATTTGCTGCTGAATTGATCAAGCATACTTACCGTAAGCCTTGGAGTTTACCTGATATGCCAGCATAA
- a CDS encoding SUMF1/EgtB/PvdO family nonheme iron enzyme, translated as MKVTPLLAIIILSFFVMSGCSKSGNGELIGAKSKGNLKENTPLGMEFIPKGSYILGPSDQEANSANTPTKAVSVEAFWMDATEITNSEYRQFVNWAKESMARKMLGEQYPEFLIAEDKNGNPINPPKINWNEKIEWDNLEYQTAMEDLYLPENERFYGKKEIDTRKLVYEFWWIDLQQAAKKRNRYNFENQKYEGNVYNADGELVPIADRSSFIIHEQVHVYPDTLVWIADFTYSYNEPLANYYFSHPGFYDYPVVGITWEQAKAFCHWRSKLQNDFLESKQKSTVTDYRLPTEAEWEYAARGGRNNTMYPWGNYYSRNSRYDYMANFKPLRGNYVADEGMTAMKVGSFEQNDFCLYDMSGNVAEWTNDAFDEAAYEYIHDLNPSLGYNARPDDPPVMKRKVVRGGSWKDIASNIRTSTRNFEYQDSAKSYIGFRCVRSTFNPSFSNKKYW; from the coding sequence ATGAAGGTAACTCCATTATTAGCAATAATTATTTTGTCATTTTTTGTTATGTCAGGATGTAGCAAGTCAGGAAATGGCGAATTAATTGGAGCAAAGAGTAAAGGTAATTTGAAAGAGAATACTCCCCTCGGTATGGAGTTTATTCCCAAAGGATCTTATATTCTGGGGCCAAGTGATCAGGAAGCAAATTCGGCAAATACACCAACAAAAGCTGTTTCGGTTGAAGCCTTTTGGATGGATGCCACTGAAATCACAAATAGCGAGTATCGTCAGTTTGTAAACTGGGCAAAAGAATCAATGGCGCGTAAAATGTTGGGTGAACAGTACCCGGAATTCTTGATTGCAGAAGATAAAAATGGGAATCCAATCAATCCACCTAAAATTAACTGGAATGAAAAAATAGAGTGGGACAATTTAGAATACCAGACGGCTATGGAGGATTTATACCTGCCCGAGAATGAACGGTTTTATGGGAAGAAAGAAATAGATACACGTAAATTGGTGTATGAATTCTGGTGGATTGATTTGCAACAGGCAGCCAAAAAACGTAACAGATATAATTTTGAGAATCAAAAGTATGAAGGAAACGTATATAATGCTGACGGCGAGTTGGTACCAATTGCAGATCGATCATCTTTTATAATACATGAGCAGGTTCATGTTTACCCAGACACGTTAGTTTGGATTGCGGATTTTACCTATTCTTATAACGAACCTCTGGCGAACTACTATTTCTCACATCCCGGATTTTATGATTATCCTGTTGTTGGTATTACCTGGGAGCAGGCCAAAGCATTCTGTCACTGGCGATCAAAACTTCAAAATGATTTTCTTGAAAGCAAACAGAAATCCACCGTAACTGATTATCGTTTACCGACTGAAGCAGAATGGGAGTACGCTGCACGGGGAGGTAGAAATAATACGATGTATCCGTGGGGTAACTATTATTCAAGAAATAGTAGATACGATTACATGGCAAACTTTAAGCCCCTGCGCGGGAATTATGTTGCTGACGAAGGAATGACCGCAATGAAAGTAGGAAGTTTCGAGCAAAATGATTTTTGCTTATATGATATGTCAGGAAATGTTGCAGAATGGACGAATGATGCCTTTGATGAAGCGGCATATGAATACATTCATGATTTAAATCCCAGTTTAGGCTATAATGCGAGGCCAGATGATCCACCTGTTATGAAACGAAAAGTAGTTCGTGGCGGTTCATGGAAAGATATTGCGAGCAATATAAGAACTTCAACACGCAATTTTGAATATCAGGATTCAGCCAAATCGTACATCGGATTCCGTTGTGTAAGGAGTACTTTCAATCCGAGCTTTAGTAATAAGAAATATTGGTAA
- a CDS encoding OsmC family peroxiredoxin — MSVRKVNSVWNGTLKEGKGNMNITGYSGPFTFASRFEDGKGTNPEELVGAAHSGCYSMFLAALISGEGLTPESVETEAAVTLGEVDGGPAITNIKLTNVTKCEGLSQEKFAELSAAAKAKCPISRLYAGGTAEIELDAKLA; from the coding sequence ATGTCAGTAAGAAAAGTAAACTCAGTTTGGAACGGAACTCTTAAAGAGGGAAAAGGAAATATGAACATAACCGGTTATAGTGGGCCGTTTACTTTTGCATCTCGTTTTGAAGATGGAAAAGGAACTAATCCAGAAGAACTGGTAGGGGCAGCACACTCAGGATGTTACTCAATGTTTTTGGCGGCTTTAATCAGCGGCGAAGGATTAACTCCTGAAAGCGTTGAAACTGAAGCAGCCGTAACACTTGGCGAGGTAGATGGCGGACCGGCCATTACCAACATCAAATTAACCAACGTAACAAAATGCGAAGGTTTGTCGCAAGAGAAATTTGCCGAACTTTCAGCAGCAGCAAAAGCAAAATGCCCAATCTCGCGTTTGTACGCAGGAGGTACTGCCGAAATTGAATTAGACGCAAAATTAGCTTAA
- a CDS encoding peroxiredoxin: MKSVGDKFPKFKKNAVLADNQFGEVTSEDHKKAGKWMVIYFYPKDFTFVCPTEIVEFNNNHAKFEELNAELYGVSTDTAEVHLAWKSNDPRLANLTYPLIEDTSKSLSKKLGILQPGSVAYRATFIVDPEGKIQWVNCNNDATGRNVAEVLRALEATQNPGLTGCNWQPGDNTL, from the coding sequence ATGAAATCAGTAGGAGATAAATTTCCAAAGTTTAAAAAGAACGCTGTATTAGCAGACAACCAGTTCGGAGAAGTAACATCAGAAGATCATAAAAAAGCAGGCAAGTGGATGGTAATCTACTTTTACCCAAAAGATTTTACTTTTGTGTGCCCAACCGAAATTGTGGAGTTTAACAACAACCACGCAAAATTTGAAGAGTTAAATGCTGAGTTATATGGTGTATCAACCGATACTGCCGAGGTTCACCTGGCATGGAAATCGAACGACCCTCGTTTGGCCAATCTTACTTATCCGTTAATCGAGGATACTTCGAAGTCATTGTCTAAAAAATTGGGTATCTTACAGCCTGGAAGCGTTGCTTACCGTGCTACATTTATTGTCGATCCTGAAGGGAAAATCCAGTGGGTAAACTGTAATAACGATGCTACCGGCCGTAACGTTGCCGAAGTATTAAGAGCTTTGGAAGCTACTCAGAATCCTGGTTTAACCGGATGTAACTGGCAACCTGGCGATAATACACTTTAG
- a CDS encoding PorP/SprF family type IX secretion system membrane protein, with the protein MRSKEIYWFLKWKRITRAFTALIVLFFYCLSGFSQSNIRINNYWENTYYINPASIYGEYNFVLSGAGRKQWINFPGAPQTFFTTFTAYSDHLNTQLGLKFFSDKIGYTSLKNLSLSYSYSVKLDDAHKLNLGVSGNVQYVLYDMNEANTETIGDPVVYANQNKMTNFNADVGFELVGRYFLIGASSQNLLSLFNEDNKLQTNASFLYGAYNMLSEQPVRLRTGITFIKNEALNQLEFNLSSYFSFYRHPDLFQLGALYRTNNEIAALFSIDLISSVRLTYSYDFFVGDIRRSSYGSQEIMLIWKFSEIPGCATCYKLFK; encoded by the coding sequence ATGAGGAGTAAAGAAATATACTGGTTTTTGAAATGGAAGCGGATTACAAGGGCATTTACGGCTTTGATAGTTTTGTTTTTTTATTGTTTGTCAGGCTTTTCGCAGTCGAATATTCGAATCAATAATTACTGGGAGAACACCTATTATATCAACCCTGCCTCTATTTATGGAGAATACAATTTTGTATTAAGCGGAGCTGGTCGTAAGCAATGGATCAATTTTCCGGGAGCTCCTCAAACATTCTTTACCACATTTACTGCGTATAGTGATCATTTAAATACGCAGTTGGGCTTAAAATTTTTTAGTGATAAAATCGGTTATACATCACTCAAAAACCTTTCATTATCCTATTCCTACTCTGTAAAACTCGATGATGCACATAAACTCAATTTGGGCGTATCCGGAAATGTTCAGTATGTTTTGTATGATATGAATGAGGCAAATACAGAAACAATTGGAGATCCTGTGGTGTATGCCAATCAGAATAAAATGACCAATTTTAATGCAGACGTCGGATTTGAATTGGTAGGAAGATATTTCCTTATCGGTGCTTCCAGCCAGAATCTATTGTCGTTGTTTAACGAGGATAACAAGCTGCAAACAAATGCCAGTTTTTTATATGGGGCATATAATATGTTGTCAGAACAACCAGTTCGTTTACGTACCGGCATTACATTCATAAAAAATGAAGCATTAAACCAACTTGAATTCAATTTATCAAGCTATTTTAGTTTTTACAGACACCCCGATCTATTCCAGTTAGGCGCATTGTACCGCACAAATAATGAGATTGCCGCCCTATTTAGTATCGACCTGATAAGTTCAGTTCGTTTGACATATAGCTACGACTTTTTTGTTGGAGATATCAGAAGAAGCTCATACGGTAGTCAGGAAATAATGTTGATCTGGAAATTTAGTGAAATACCTGGATGTGCTACCTGTTATAAGTTGTTTAAGTAG